In Candidatus Nitronauta litoralis, one DNA window encodes the following:
- a CDS encoding adenine phosphoribosyltransferase yields MEEIKKIIRDVPDFPKQGIIFKDITPLLGHPELFSKVVDHLKGRFEGKKIDHIVGIEARGFIFAAPLAYALGAGCVMIRKPGKLPYKTYQQDYSLEYGTDSVEIHQDAVHPGSKVVLIDDVLATGGTMAAAAELVQNNFKADVVEVTFLMELGFLNGREKLPGLSVHSLIQY; encoded by the coding sequence ATGGAAGAAATAAAAAAGATCATTCGTGACGTCCCTGACTTTCCGAAGCAGGGCATCATTTTTAAAGACATCACCCCTCTGCTTGGGCATCCCGAGTTGTTCAGTAAAGTAGTCGATCATTTAAAAGGCCGGTTTGAAGGAAAAAAAATTGATCATATTGTAGGAATTGAAGCTCGTGGTTTTATTTTCGCAGCACCTTTGGCCTACGCGTTGGGAGCCGGTTGCGTGATGATTCGTAAGCCCGGGAAACTTCCGTATAAAACCTACCAGCAAGACTACTCCCTGGAATATGGAACCGATTCCGTAGAGATCCATCAGGATGCTGTTCATCCCGGATCAAAAGTTGTCCTGATAGATGACGTGCTGGCAACGGGAGGAACCATGGCTGCGGCAGCGGAACTGGTGCAGAATAATTTCAAAGCGGATGTGGTGGAAGTGACTTTCCTGATGGAACTGGGATTTCTAAATGGACGCGAAAAATTACCAGGCCTTTCAGTACATTCTTTAATTCAGTATTAG
- a CDS encoding M23 family metallopeptidase: MFRPKYIPVWFLLLVLVLTGCQSFEYKRPQHTGPGVYHTVKQGHTLSAIAETYASDQRLLQVVNGIGDPHKIFPGQRIWIPHAVRVLEVPVLRPENPRVARRVPRRTPGRTKKSTTKRRAQKPAVVRPGYLMWPVKGVLTSNYGKRRGRKHEGIDIGAKAGTPIRASAGGVIKFSGWGPTGYGKMIIIKHPNELTTVYAHNDRNLVPKGRKVGKGQIIGLVGSTGRSTGPHLHFEVRNHTHPKNPLKYLPRN, from the coding sequence ATGTTTCGTCCAAAATATATTCCAGTCTGGTTCCTGCTGTTGGTGCTGGTTCTCACAGGCTGTCAGAGTTTTGAGTATAAAAGGCCGCAGCACACAGGCCCTGGCGTTTACCATACCGTCAAACAGGGGCACACCTTATCGGCCATTGCCGAAACTTATGCCAGCGACCAGAGGCTACTACAGGTTGTCAATGGCATCGGCGATCCCCACAAGATTTTTCCAGGACAGCGTATCTGGATTCCCCATGCTGTCCGGGTACTGGAAGTTCCCGTTTTGCGCCCAGAGAATCCGCGTGTGGCACGCCGTGTTCCCAGACGCACACCAGGCCGAACAAAAAAGTCTACTACCAAAAGACGTGCACAAAAACCTGCAGTCGTCCGGCCGGGTTACCTGATGTGGCCCGTCAAAGGAGTGCTGACTTCAAACTATGGCAAGCGACGTGGACGAAAGCATGAAGGTATCGATATCGGTGCAAAAGCCGGCACACCGATTCGCGCATCTGCAGGTGGGGTAATCAAGTTCAGCGGTTGGGGACCCACAGGATACGGCAAGATGATCATCATCAAACATCCGAATGAACTGACCACGGTCTACGCTCATAATGACCGGAACCTGGTACCCAAAGGGAGAAAGGTGGGCAAAGGCCAAATCATAGGATTGGTCGGTTCAACAGGCCGGTCAACAGGCCCCCATCTCCATTTTGAAGTGCGCAACCACACTCATCCGAAAAACCCATTGAAATACCTCCCACGCAATTAA
- the glnD gene encoding [protein-PII] uridylyltransferase, with the protein MTPTTTSRFRIEFSQLGPLPADARERLEYYQQFKKLVQEGKDKIRNWHHGGAGGREVVQAHTALIDSVLRYVIKEVKALDTYKEEDLLDQFVLAAVGGYGRGELNPASDIDLLFLLGKKMSKVLDTFIQEVISVLWGIDLEIGHSCRTIRECQALAAEDPTVRTSMIETRHLIGNKSLYEKLVTSVRKNVLKKRAREFLDEKLKEKYDRHENGEHVSSNPEPNLKEGFGGLRDYHVALWAVAVRFGVLSFSEIKDGEVVSPQEISRLEQSVNFILRVRNELHYQTGKKGDVLTLDLQEKLAHELGYRGEAGQSAVEQFMREYFLHATTIYQVSESIFQRCLEAGPLLTKVISKFKSRDLGDGLLARKTDLGIKGKAETLFENDPLKLLTVFELCLEHGLKPDIHLKRLIRKNEFRLDLQFLEKEEVRAFIDKLLGHPQAEPVLRQMHEVGLLGRILPEFGITHCRVQYDFYHRFTSDEHALRMVHFLEELETPREEGLEKLAQNYKELKHPATIKLACLLHSLGEDSGTNGGNESCSEALKNVCHRLQLDETQSDHLTFLVNNLNSMNEAAFHKDIHQPDNIRSLAERAATPERIDLLVLYSYAELKAVAPDTWTAWKRLLLIELFHRTRNYLVNPSGLDNKPATTKASVYQALDGKVPKEEIDHHLSLMLEDYLITAGSHDIIEHIRLLGEMKDKPVVMSRRYDSNAGFYDLVMAAIQSPDMFANIIGALTAKAMNIHGAQIYTRQDNRALIHLQVDGGETFKIHGEQDEVWNSFESDLSDLMEKRKDLPTLMASRTRLTSQTDSKAAIVPKIEIDNLLENRFTFIRIEARDHPGMLYKIAQAFADFNIQIHRAKIAVRGGRGIDVFSISQHGEKVYQLVLQRKLKERIISNLFVEHLEDLQ; encoded by the coding sequence ATGACCCCAACCACCACATCCCGATTTCGAATCGAGTTCAGTCAGCTAGGTCCCTTGCCGGCTGATGCCCGTGAGCGTCTGGAGTATTACCAGCAGTTCAAAAAGCTGGTGCAGGAGGGAAAAGACAAGATCCGCAACTGGCATCATGGAGGCGCCGGGGGGCGTGAGGTGGTGCAGGCCCATACCGCATTGATCGACAGTGTCCTTCGATACGTGATTAAAGAGGTTAAAGCTCTGGACACTTATAAGGAAGAGGATTTGCTGGACCAGTTTGTGCTGGCAGCGGTCGGGGGCTATGGTCGCGGCGAACTGAACCCGGCTTCGGATATTGACCTTCTGTTTTTGCTCGGTAAGAAAATGAGCAAGGTCCTCGACACTTTCATCCAGGAAGTGATCTCGGTGTTGTGGGGGATTGACCTTGAGATCGGACACAGTTGCCGGACCATTCGCGAATGTCAGGCTCTGGCTGCGGAAGACCCGACCGTGCGCACTTCAATGATCGAAACCCGCCATCTCATCGGGAACAAGTCGCTTTACGAAAAGCTGGTGACCTCGGTTCGAAAAAACGTCCTGAAAAAACGTGCCCGGGAATTCCTCGATGAAAAGCTCAAGGAAAAATACGACCGCCATGAAAACGGTGAACATGTTTCCAGTAATCCGGAACCTAACCTGAAAGAAGGTTTTGGGGGCCTGCGCGATTATCATGTTGCTCTCTGGGCAGTGGCAGTACGTTTCGGGGTTTTATCTTTCAGCGAAATTAAAGACGGCGAAGTGGTCAGCCCGCAGGAAATAAGTCGATTGGAACAATCGGTCAACTTCATACTCCGTGTTCGCAACGAACTGCACTACCAGACCGGTAAAAAAGGCGATGTGCTCACTCTCGATCTGCAGGAAAAACTGGCGCATGAATTGGGTTATCGGGGGGAAGCAGGGCAGTCGGCTGTTGAACAGTTCATGCGCGAATACTTCCTCCATGCCACGACCATCTACCAGGTTTCGGAATCAATTTTTCAGCGTTGTCTGGAAGCTGGCCCTTTGCTGACCAAAGTGATTTCAAAATTCAAAAGCCGTGACCTGGGTGATGGGTTGCTTGCCAGAAAAACGGACCTCGGGATAAAGGGCAAAGCTGAAACCCTGTTCGAAAACGATCCACTGAAACTGTTAACTGTTTTTGAGCTTTGCCTGGAGCACGGATTGAAGCCCGACATTCATCTCAAGCGGCTTATTAGAAAAAATGAATTCCGACTGGATTTACAATTTCTAGAAAAAGAGGAAGTACGGGCTTTCATCGACAAGTTACTGGGGCACCCCCAGGCGGAGCCTGTTTTAAGACAGATGCATGAAGTTGGGCTGCTCGGTCGGATCCTTCCAGAGTTTGGTATCACCCACTGCCGCGTGCAGTACGATTTTTACCATCGGTTCACATCAGACGAACATGCCCTGCGAATGGTTCATTTCCTTGAAGAACTGGAAACGCCGCGGGAAGAGGGTCTGGAAAAACTGGCCCAAAATTATAAAGAACTGAAACATCCGGCGACCATCAAGCTGGCCTGTCTGTTGCACAGCCTGGGAGAGGACTCAGGCACGAATGGTGGAAACGAATCCTGTTCCGAGGCGCTGAAAAATGTTTGCCACAGGTTGCAACTGGATGAGACGCAATCGGACCACCTGACCTTTCTGGTGAACAACCTCAATTCGATGAACGAGGCTGCTTTTCATAAGGACATTCACCAGCCCGATAACATTCGCAGTTTGGCGGAGCGGGCGGCCACTCCGGAACGGATCGATTTGCTGGTGTTGTACAGCTATGCAGAGTTGAAAGCTGTTGCGCCGGATACCTGGACGGCCTGGAAACGGCTTCTTTTAATTGAACTGTTCCATCGTACCCGAAATTATCTGGTCAATCCTTCAGGACTCGATAATAAACCGGCAACGACCAAAGCGTCGGTTTACCAGGCGCTCGATGGCAAGGTCCCTAAAGAAGAAATTGATCATCATTTATCTCTGATGCTAGAAGATTATCTCATCACAGCAGGATCGCACGACATCATCGAACATATTCGACTATTGGGAGAAATGAAAGACAAGCCCGTAGTGATGTCACGTCGTTATGATTCCAATGCGGGATTTTACGATCTGGTGATGGCGGCAATTCAATCACCGGACATGTTTGCCAATATTATTGGGGCACTCACCGCAAAAGCGATGAACATTCATGGTGCCCAGATCTATACGCGGCAGGACAACCGGGCACTGATTCATCTACAGGTGGATGGCGGCGAAACTTTTAAAATCCATGGAGAACAGGACGAAGTGTGGAATTCATTCGAGTCCGACCTGAGCGACCTCATGGAAAAGCGGAAAGATTTACCAACCCTGATGGCTTCCCGAACGCGCCTGACTTCTCAAACGGACTCCAAAGCGGCCATTGTGCCTAAAATTGAAATCGACAATCTTCTCGAAAACCGGTTCACCTTTATCCGGATCGAGGCGCGCGATCATCCGGGAATGCTTTATAAAATCGCGCAGGCGTTTGCAGATTTCAATATCCAGATTCACCGGGCCAAGATTGCCGTCCGTGGCGGACGTGGAATCGACGTGTTTTCCATTTCCCAGCACGGCGAAAAAGTCTACCAGCTAGTACTTCAGAGAAAATTGAAAGAGCGTATAATTTCCAACCTGTTCGTTGAACACCTCGAAGACCTCCAGTAA
- a CDS encoding VCBS repeat-containing protein gives MKSFEPFALPSSYPVGKKPAALLAHDMNNDGFADLLVPNTDNNNLLYFESNGNGSFKDSLEMTAGREPVGVAAADFSNDGIPDIAVINYGDNNISLILGQKDGMFKKLGTVSLGNLRLPIAIGTGDFNNDRIADLVVTFRFDKLVILLGNGDGSFKLAESYQAASNPASLVVGDFNHDKFDDFVVAFNGVRADYIRVYISNGDGTFKSPIKVSGGKQSTSIAKGDLNLDGHLDLVVTNPLEDSLTLFLGDGTGQFNVQKDFAAEKGPASIVVGDYNNDQTPDLVVTNRRDGSISVLEGKGNGTFVFPHYNFAVGVGPRAMVGADFNNDGLQDIALLLYEKSILAVLMRKIEGVSTIGTRDDN, from the coding sequence ATGAAAAGTTTTGAGCCGTTCGCTCTTCCCTCGTCTTATCCCGTGGGTAAAAAACCAGCAGCATTACTGGCGCACGATATGAACAACGATGGTTTTGCCGATCTTCTGGTTCCCAACACAGACAACAACAACCTTCTGTATTTTGAAAGCAATGGTAATGGATCTTTCAAGGATTCTCTGGAAATGACTGCGGGCAGGGAGCCGGTTGGTGTGGCGGCTGCAGATTTCAGCAACGATGGCATTCCGGACATTGCGGTGATCAATTACGGGGACAACAACATCAGCCTGATCCTAGGGCAAAAAGACGGTATGTTCAAAAAGCTGGGAACCGTGTCTTTGGGCAACCTGCGCCTGCCCATCGCAATTGGTACAGGAGATTTCAATAATGACCGCATTGCCGACCTGGTGGTCACCTTCCGCTTCGACAAGCTGGTCATATTACTGGGCAATGGAGACGGATCTTTTAAGCTGGCTGAATCTTATCAGGCTGCAAGTAACCCGGCCTCTCTAGTGGTCGGCGATTTCAATCACGATAAATTCGACGATTTTGTCGTTGCGTTTAATGGCGTCCGTGCGGATTACATCCGGGTCTATATTTCAAATGGGGATGGAACCTTCAAGTCGCCAATCAAAGTCAGTGGTGGCAAACAGTCGACTTCCATCGCTAAAGGTGACCTCAACCTGGACGGCCACCTCGATTTGGTGGTGACGAATCCCCTGGAGGACAGTCTCACCCTGTTTCTTGGTGACGGTACCGGGCAGTTCAATGTGCAAAAGGATTTTGCTGCGGAAAAAGGGCCAGCGTCCATTGTGGTGGGTGATTACAATAACGATCAGACACCTGACCTGGTTGTCACCAACAGACGCGATGGCAGTATTTCCGTTCTGGAAGGAAAGGGAAACGGTACCTTTGTATTCCCTCACTATAATTTTGCAGTGGGGGTGGGTCCGCGTGCCATGGTAGGAGCCGATTTCAACAACGATGGTTTACAAGACATCGCTCTCCTGCTCTACGAAAAGTCCATCCTGGCAGTCCTGATGCGCAAGATAGAAGGCGTGTCCACTATCGGCACCCGGGACGACAATTGA
- a CDS encoding DUF4911 domain-containing protein, with protein MTAPSSLNSPLPEPPMDAVHWVLEIDKQDIAYIVGLFEAYDDIAIVRTLDAARGRIELIIAPDYLEDARQVVDALKEEIPVSVVST; from the coding sequence ATGACGGCTCCTTCCTCGTTAAACTCCCCTCTTCCTGAACCACCAATGGATGCAGTTCATTGGGTTCTCGAAATAGACAAGCAGGATATTGCTTATATCGTGGGATTGTTTGAAGCTTATGATGATATCGCCATCGTCCGGACCCTGGACGCGGCGCGCGGAAGGATAGAACTGATCATTGCACCCGATTATCTTGAAGATGCAAGGCAGGTTGTTGACGCTTTGAAGGAAGAAATTCCGGTGAGTGTGGTTAGCACTTAG
- a CDS encoding DUF2339 domain-containing protein yields MEKNDKNTLKARIGRLDSMVNDLRNLAAKIDREMIAIKQEIKKPLPQSKKKTVPAKKPPEGLTQEPELKPTSSTKYENPVPLFYEKEKEVKVHYPDLDDPKEDAKEKPEPGPSSKPVATGETWLSRIGITLLLLGVVFLVKYSIDQGWINPAVRLMGGFLIGAVLVRIGFQNRESRDKFSQILQGGGIAVFYIVGFAAYQIYELVPHTLAFAYMVAVSVTGVVLSLRQEFLSLSMVSLLGGLATPFLLRSGSMNLSGLVGYNCLLLAGTLWVFYHKGWKALFITSIIGGWLAQYLAVKGIHLLPRNAPDHRMAIQAGLAFTWLAFWWAPLLQILRDEIGIASPSEKEKDPALPFRWNQEVSHLSLSLLGNAILAFFFTTLVWQLHTPDSGWIPLGAMFCYAMASWKLYPKDTTLGWLNAMMAVTMGTLSLVFLLDGDTLIFSLALEATAMHWLAHRLEARLPHNIAHGLFALVFVWLAGRLLLMGMEPPPVLNQLALTDLAVLVFISISAFRLKEGQGRLPYLVMAYLGMMVWWVREIASLPNGDGFVSIAWGVQGAALFIIGLQRNTPAVFRVGFATLVVVALKLLIVDLSDLDTIWRILLFMGIGAGFLGLSYKVQDLWKQPEGAGKAKP; encoded by the coding sequence ATGGAGAAAAATGACAAGAACACGTTAAAAGCCAGGATTGGACGGCTGGACTCCATGGTCAATGACCTGAGAAATCTGGCCGCGAAGATAGACCGTGAAATGATAGCGATTAAACAGGAAATAAAAAAACCCCTCCCGCAATCCAAAAAGAAAACTGTTCCAGCGAAAAAACCACCTGAAGGATTAACTCAAGAGCCCGAATTAAAACCCACCTCTTCTACGAAATACGAAAATCCGGTCCCCTTGTTTTATGAAAAAGAAAAGGAAGTTAAAGTCCATTACCCTGACCTGGACGACCCAAAAGAGGATGCAAAAGAGAAGCCGGAACCCGGACCTTCCTCAAAACCTGTTGCCACAGGTGAAACCTGGTTGAGTCGAATCGGAATCACTCTCCTGCTGCTTGGGGTTGTTTTTCTGGTCAAGTATTCTATCGATCAGGGTTGGATCAATCCGGCCGTGCGCTTAATGGGGGGATTTTTAATAGGTGCCGTTCTGGTGCGTATCGGTTTTCAAAACCGTGAATCGCGAGATAAATTCAGTCAGATTTTGCAGGGGGGCGGCATTGCGGTTTTCTACATTGTCGGGTTTGCAGCCTATCAGATATATGAACTAGTTCCTCACACTCTGGCCTTCGCCTATATGGTAGCCGTAAGTGTGACCGGCGTGGTCCTGTCCCTTCGCCAGGAGTTTTTGTCGCTTTCGATGGTTTCCCTTCTGGGAGGTCTGGCGACTCCATTTTTGCTGCGCTCCGGGTCGATGAACCTTTCCGGTTTAGTCGGATACAACTGTTTGTTACTGGCAGGCACCCTTTGGGTTTTTTATCACAAAGGCTGGAAGGCCCTGTTTATCACTTCAATTATCGGGGGCTGGCTGGCGCAATACCTTGCCGTCAAGGGGATACATTTATTACCAAGGAATGCTCCGGATCACCGGATGGCCATTCAGGCAGGGCTTGCATTCACCTGGCTCGCGTTTTGGTGGGCGCCCCTGTTACAGATTTTGAGGGATGAAATAGGAATCGCGAGTCCGTCGGAAAAGGAAAAAGACCCTGCCTTACCTTTCCGCTGGAATCAGGAGGTCTCTCATCTTTCCCTGTCACTTCTGGGGAATGCCATACTTGCCTTTTTCTTTACCACTTTAGTATGGCAGCTGCATACACCGGATTCGGGATGGATACCTTTGGGAGCGATGTTTTGTTACGCGATGGCTTCATGGAAGTTATACCCGAAAGATACGACCCTGGGATGGTTGAATGCCATGATGGCAGTCACTATGGGAACCCTTTCACTTGTTTTTCTCCTTGATGGAGACACTCTGATTTTTTCACTAGCCCTGGAAGCGACGGCGATGCATTGGCTGGCGCATCGTCTTGAAGCGAGACTGCCCCACAATATTGCACACGGCCTGTTTGCGTTGGTGTTTGTCTGGCTGGCGGGAAGACTCCTGTTAATGGGAATGGAACCTCCGCCTGTTCTGAACCAGCTGGCCCTGACTGATCTTGCTGTCCTCGTTTTTATCTCTATATCAGCTTTTAGATTAAAAGAAGGACAGGGACGCCTGCCTTATCTGGTTATGGCTTATCTGGGAATGATGGTCTGGTGGGTTCGGGAAATTGCCTCACTTCCCAATGGAGATGGTTTTGTTTCGATTGCCTGGGGCGTTCAGGGCGCGGCACTTTTTATCATCGGTCTGCAGCGCAACACCCCCGCAGTATTCAGGGTGGGTTTTGCTACGCTGGTGGTGGTTGCGTTGAAACTGCTCATTGTTGATCTGTCTGACCTGGATACCATCTGGCGCATCCTGCTATTTATGGGTATTGGCGCAGGGTTCCTGGGTCTCAGTTACAAGGTTCAGGATCTGTGGAAACAACCGGAAGGTGCCGGAAAGGCCAAGCCCTAA
- the mnmG gene encoding tRNA uridine-5-carboxymethylaminomethyl(34) synthesis enzyme MnmG produces the protein MPQYDVIVIGAGHAGCEAALAASRMGSATLLLTLDWEKIALMPCNPAIGGVGKGHMVREIDALGGQMAQVIDRTGIQFRMLNASKGPAVQGNRAQADKDRYRLEMRRVLEAQPGLDIAMEEVEDLLVHDNVIQGVQTKPGNEYHAPCVIVTTGTFLRGRTHVGMTTREAGRVGEPPSTKLAETFRRLGFEVGRLKTGTPPRLLASTIDFSRCEQQDPDDNPRPFSFRNTRINDLPQVPCHITYTNDRTHSVIQKNLHLSPLYSGKIEGVGPRYCPSIEDKIVKFSDKTEHHIFLEPEGLDTDWVYPNGISTSLDEQVQRDLVHTIPGLENAEIVQPGYAVEYDYIPPTQLHATLETRRVSGLFHAGQLNGTSGYEEAAGQGLIAGINAALKAQDRPRLVLTRMDAYLGVMIDDLVTKGTEEPYRMFTSRAEYRLILRQDNADQRLMHLGHEMGLIDKEAFEHSVEQSKRVEQEVARLKQTTVVPNAEHLQKLSSLGIEELKGPTSLAGILRRPDVRYESLAEKYGEVELNFLEREQVEIQIKYESFIDRQNQLVEKQKKLENYVIPADFDFKQLSGLSREVVQKLDNIRPATLGQASRISGITPTAVQLIMLHLERVLRRRGSAA, from the coding sequence ATGCCGCAATACGATGTCATTGTAATTGGTGCCGGTCATGCCGGATGCGAGGCCGCTCTGGCAGCCTCCCGTATGGGGTCTGCTACGCTTTTACTCACCCTCGACTGGGAGAAAATCGCCTTGATGCCCTGCAACCCTGCCATAGGCGGAGTCGGCAAAGGGCACATGGTCCGGGAGATCGATGCTCTCGGTGGACAGATGGCGCAGGTCATTGACCGCACCGGTATCCAGTTCCGCATGCTCAATGCATCCAAGGGACCCGCAGTCCAGGGCAACCGCGCCCAGGCCGATAAAGACCGATACCGCCTCGAAATGCGTCGTGTTCTTGAAGCGCAACCCGGACTCGACATCGCCATGGAAGAGGTGGAAGACCTTCTTGTTCACGACAATGTGATTCAGGGTGTGCAGACAAAACCGGGAAATGAATACCATGCCCCCTGCGTTATTGTGACCACAGGAACTTTCCTGCGTGGACGCACCCATGTTGGCATGACCACCCGGGAAGCCGGGCGAGTCGGTGAACCGCCGTCTACAAAACTCGCCGAAACATTCCGCCGCCTGGGGTTTGAAGTCGGGCGTTTGAAAACGGGAACACCCCCGCGTCTTCTGGCAAGCACGATCGATTTTTCGCGTTGCGAACAGCAGGACCCGGATGACAACCCGCGTCCCTTTTCATTCCGCAATACGCGCATCAATGATTTGCCGCAAGTGCCCTGCCATATCACCTACACGAATGACCGCACGCATTCGGTGATTCAAAAGAACCTCCATTTGTCACCGTTATATAGCGGAAAGATCGAAGGCGTGGGTCCGCGATATTGCCCTTCGATTGAGGACAAGATCGTAAAGTTTTCGGACAAGACCGAGCATCATATTTTTCTGGAGCCGGAAGGGCTGGACACCGACTGGGTTTACCCGAACGGGATTTCCACCAGTCTTGATGAACAAGTGCAACGCGATCTTGTCCATACCATCCCCGGTCTGGAAAACGCCGAAATCGTGCAACCGGGTTATGCGGTCGAGTACGATTACATTCCGCCGACACAATTGCACGCCACGCTGGAAACCCGGCGCGTTTCCGGCTTGTTTCATGCCGGGCAGCTCAACGGAACATCGGGCTATGAAGAAGCGGCGGGACAAGGGCTGATTGCAGGAATCAACGCCGCACTCAAGGCGCAGGATCGACCACGACTTGTACTCACCCGCATGGACGCTTACCTCGGTGTGATGATTGATGACCTGGTGACCAAAGGAACCGAAGAACCGTACCGAATGTTCACCTCGCGCGCGGAGTATCGTTTGATCCTGAGGCAGGACAATGCAGACCAGCGCCTCATGCATCTTGGACACGAAATGGGTTTGATCGACAAAGAGGCTTTTGAGCACAGTGTTGAACAATCCAAAAGAGTGGAGCAAGAGGTGGCACGTCTAAAACAAACCACCGTAGTGCCCAATGCCGAACATCTGCAAAAACTTTCTTCACTGGGTATTGAGGAGTTGAAAGGACCGACCAGCCTTGCCGGAATTTTACGGCGACCTGATGTCCGCTATGAATCACTCGCCGAAAAGTATGGAGAGGTGGAGTTGAATTTCCTGGAACGTGAGCAGGTCGAAATTCAGATTAAGTATGAATCATTCATTGACCGGCAAAACCAGCTGGTTGAAAAGCAAAAGAAGCTGGAGAATTATGTCATACCAGCAGACTTTGACTTCAAACAGCTTTCCGGGTTGTCGCGAGAAGTTGTTCAAAAACTGGATAACATCCGCCCGGCTACTCTTGGCCAGGCATCGCGGATTTCCGGGATCACTCCAACTGCAGTGCAACTCATAATGCTCCATCTCGAAAGGGTGTTGCGTCGTCGGGGTTCTGCCGCATGA